In the genome of Paenibacillus sp. GP183, the window AGGGAACAAGATAGATGAAAGCCTTGGAAGAAGTTCGAGCTTTAGAAGACCATCCTAAATCTCTTCAAGAATGTGTTGACATATTACTTGATCTCCAAAGAAACAGCGGTAAAGTAGCGGAGATCATAACTATTCTAAAATACGAAAAACCCCTTCTGCATTCACGTTTGAAGAAACGTTTATCGAGTAACCCTGGAATATTCTTACTAATGGATCTATCCATAGGCTATGAGCAAGCAAAAGAAAGTCTGAAATTAACATAGCCCTTCTAACTTCCCTTCATCAATTTAAAATCCAGTTAAGAAGGTGTTAGCGAGATGTTGGTTGAAAATTGCCCTGAGTGTGGACGTTTATATCAGAAAACTAGCAGGAATATGTGCCAATCGTGCAGCAAACGAGTGGACAAGGAAATCTTGGATTGCAAGGAATACATGTGGCATCATCCAAACATAACAACGGAGGAACTTTCAAGGGCGATTAACGTTGATGTTTTGGCAATTTACCAAATGATCAAGGATGGAATACTTGCCAAGAGTTATCCCAATCTCACGTATCTCTGTGAATCATGCGGTGTACCCATACATAAAAATCGCCTATGTATTCAATGCTTAGAAAAAATGAATGCATTAGGTAATAAGTTGAGACAATCTCTTCACTAATGAAGCCATTATTTTTATGGTCAGCAAACCACATAAAGATAATCGTCCCCTATAATTTCCACTCAACGGATCACTCATCTATTGATAAAATTATCTTAGGTGATGCTTTTTATGTTTATTACTCCAATGCTGCTCGAGGAGACTGACAAACCATTTAACGATCCCGCATATTTATTCGAGCCGAAGATAGATGGCCATAGGTTGATCATGTCCTATAAGAATGGTGAAACAAGGTTATTTACCAGACACAATAATGAATGTACCAAACAGTATCCGGAACTATGGAATCCAGCGGTGCTCGGTGAAGATATAGTCCTGGACGGGGAAGTCTGCAGCTTGGATCCGGACACGGGCCAAATAGATTTTGAGAGAGTTATGGAAAGATTCCAACTATCTAAGAAAGCAAGAATAAATGCCGCGGCAAAGATTAGGCCTGTGCATTACATTGTTTTTGATGTTTTGAAACATGATGGCCGGGATCTGCGCCGGATGCCGTTGATAAAGCGGAAATCTATACTGGAGTCCATAATAAAGCCCAATCCGTACATCAGTATCATTCCTGTCACGGAGAACAATGGGACGGAACTGTATAATGTTATTTGTGAGAATAAAATGGAGGGCATTGTCGGGAAGCGAAAAGACAGTCATTATGTTAGCAAAAGAAGCAGTGACTGGCTGAAGATTATCCGATAAGAAACAGCAGAAATAATAGGACTGTTCATTTCAGAGGAGAAATGAGTGAACAGTCCTATTATTGTGCCTGTATTACCTGTTAAAACCCATTAATTGCTGCTCAGCGATCTGTACCATTCTTCTAACCATATGACCGCCGATGGCTCCGGTATCTCTTGTTGCCATGTAGCCATAATAACCATCAGCAGGAATGGTGATACCCAGCTCTTGGGCCACTTCATACTTTAACTGCTGTAAAGC includes:
- a CDS encoding RNA ligase family protein, coding for MFITPMLLEETDKPFNDPAYLFEPKIDGHRLIMSYKNGETRLFTRHNNECTKQYPELWNPAVLGEDIVLDGEVCSLDPDTGQIDFERVMERFQLSKKARINAAAKIRPVHYIVFDVLKHDGRDLRRMPLIKRKSILESIIKPNPYISIIPVTENNGTELYNVICENKMEGIVGKRKDSHYVSKRSSDWLKIIR
- a CDS encoding alpha/beta-type small acid-soluble spore protein, with amino-acid sequence MISLANRSNNIPVVPQAQQALQQLKYEVAQELGITIPADGYYGYMATRDTGAIGGHMVRRMVQIAEQQLMGFNR